One Glycine soja cultivar W05 chromosome 2, ASM419377v2, whole genome shotgun sequence genomic region harbors:
- the LOC114386050 gene encoding pentatricopeptide repeat-containing protein At2g03880, mitochondrial isoform X1 → MKTLMIQGCNKWLCTSWTQKSKVVAFSYNPCYPFKLMSFLRSIHTSIADSYQSIFHSNQLLNGLSKSGQIDDARELFDKMLQRDEYTWNTMVSGYANVGRLVEARELFNGFSSRSSITWSSLISGYCRFGRQAEAFDLFKRMRLEGQKPSQYTLGSILRGCSALGLIQKGEMIHGYVVKNGFESNVYVVAGLVDMYAKCRHISEAEILFKGLAFNKGNHVLWTAMVTGYAQNGDDHKAIEFFRYMHTEGVESNQFTFPSILTACSSVSAHCFGEQVHGCIVRNGFGCNAYVQSALVDMYAKCGDLGSAKRVLENMEDDDVVSWNSMIVGCVRHGFEEEAILLFKKMHARNMKIDHYTFPSVLNCCIVGRIDGKSVHCLVIKTGFENYKLVSNALVDMYAKTEDLNCAYAVFEKMFEKDVISWTSLVTGYTQNGSHEESLKTFCDMRISGVSPDQFIVASILSACAELTLLEFGKQVHSDFIKLGLRSSLSVNNSLVTMYAKCGCLDDADAIFVSMHVRDVITWTALIVGYARNGKGRDSLKFYDAMVSSGTKPDFITFIGLLFACSHAGLVDEGRTYFQQMKKIYGIEPGPEHYACMIDLFGRLGKLDEAKEILNQMDVKPDATVWKALLAACRVHGNLELGERAATNLFELEPMNAMPYVMLSNMYLAARKWDDAAKIRRLMKSKGITKEPGCSWIEMNSRLHTFISEDRGHPREAEIYSKIDEIIRRIKEVGYVPDMNFSLHDMDREGKEAGLAYHSEKLAVAFGLLASPPGAPIRIFKNLRVCGDCHSAMKYISGVFTRHIILRDSNCFHHFKEGECSCEDYWYPRTLTVALVPPLLRTPPCLPLRLLPSP, encoded by the exons ATGAAGACTCTGATGATACAGGGATGCAACAAGTGGTTATGCACAAGTTGGACTCAAAAGTCAAAAGTCGTAGCCTTTTCTTACAACCCATGTTACCCATTTAAGCTTATGTCATTTCTTCGTTCTATCCACACCAGCATTGCTGATTCCTATCAATCTATATTTCACTCCAATCAGCTTCTTAATGGGTTGTCAAAATCTGGCCAAATTGACGATGCCCGAGAATTGTTTGATAAAATGCTTCAAAGGGATGAGTACACATGGAACACCATGGTATCTGGTTATGCTAATGTGGGAAGATTGGTTGAAGCAAGAGAGCTTTTTAATGGGTTTTCAAGTAGAAGTTCTATCACTTGGTCCTCCCTCATATCCGGGTATTGTAGATTTGGGCGTCAAGCTGAGGCTTTTGATTTGTTTAAGAGGATGAGGTTGGAGGGTCAGAAACCTAGTCAGTACACTTTAGGAAGTATCCTGAGGGGGTGTTCAGCGTTGGGTTTGATACAAAAGGGGGAAATGATTCATGGGTATGTGGTGAAGAATGGATTTGAATCAAATGTGTATGTTGTCGCTGGCCTTGTTGATATGTATGCAAAGTGCAGGCACATTTCGGAAGCTGAGATTCTCTTCAAGGGGTTGGCCTTCAACAAGGGAAATCATGTCCTGTGGACCGCCATGGTTACTGGTTATGCTCAAAATGGTGATGACCATAAGGCAATTGAGTTTTTTCGTTACATGCACACAGAAGGGGTTGAGTCTAATCAGTTTACATTTCCTAGCATATTGACAGCGTGCTCTTCAGTTTCAGCTCATTGTTTTGGAGAACAGGTGCATGGTTGCATTGTACGGAATGGTTTTGGATGCAATGCATATGTTCAGAGTGCGTTGGTTGATATGTATGCCAAATGTGGAGATTTAGGTAGTGCAAAAAGGGTATTAGAAAATATGGAGGATGATGATGTTGTTTCATGGAACTCCATGATAGTTGGGTGTGTAAGACATGGATTTGAAGAGGAAGCTATTctcttgtttaaaaaaatgcatgcaAGAAATATGAAGATTGATCATTATACATTTCCATCTGTTCTGAATTGTTGCATAGTAGGTAGAATTGATGGTAAATCTGTTCACTGTTTGGTAATCAAAACTGGATTTGAGAACTATAAGCTTGTTAGCAATGCTCTTGTTGATATGTATGCCAAAACTGAAGACTTGAATTGTGCATATGCTGTGTTTGAAAAGATGTTTGAGAAAGATGTCATCTCATGGACCTCCCTTGTCACAGGTTATACACAAAATGGCTCCCATGAAGAATCCCTGAAGACTTTTTGTGACATGAGAATTTCCGGGGTAAGTCCAGACCAATTTATTGTTGCCAGCATTTTGAGTGCTTGCGCAGAATTGACTCTTCTGGAATTCGGTAAACAAGTGCATTCTGACTTCATTAAATTAGGTCTAAGATCATCCCTGTCGGTGAATAATTCTCTTGTAACCATGTATGCAAAATGTGGATGCCTGGATGATGCTGATgcaatttttgtttcaatgcatgTTCGGGATGTAATTACTTGGACAGCTCTTATTGTTGGTTATGCACGGAATGGCAAGGGAAGAGACTCCTTAAAATTCTATGATGCTATGGTTTCAAGTGGCACAAAACCAgattttattacatttatagGATTATTATTTGCTTGTAGTCATGCTGGTCTTGTGGATGAAGGTCGTACATATtttcaacaaatgaaaaagatttATGGAATAGAACCTGGCCCTGAACACTACGCCTGCATGATTGATCTGTTTGGACGCTTAGGAAAACTTGACGAGgcaaaagaaatactaaatcaaatggatgtgaaaccTGATGCAACTGTATGGAAGGCACTCCTTGCTGCATGTAGAGTGCATGGTAACTTAGAATTGGGAGAGAGGGCAGCTACAAATCTTTTTGAGTTGGAACCCATGAATGCTATGCCTTATGTTATGTTGTCTAACATGTATTTGGCAGCTCGAAAATGGGATGATGCTGCGAAAATACGAAGGTTGATGAAATCAAAAGGCATAACAAAGGAGCCTGGATGCAGTTGGATTGAGATGAACAGCAGACTGCATACATTCATTTCTGAAGATAGAGGACATCCAAGGGAAGCTGAGATTTATTCCAAGATCGATGAAATTATAAGAAGAATTAAGGAAGTTGGTTATGTTCCAGATATGAATTTTTCATTGCATGACATGGATAGAGAGGGAAAGGAGGCTGGTCTTGCTTATCACAGTGAGAAACTGGCTGTTGCTTTTGGATTACTTGCTTCCCCACCAGGTGCACCAATTCGGATATTTAAGAATCTTAGAGTTTGTGGAGATTGTCATTCTGCCATGAAATATATATCAGGAGTTTTCACTCGTCATATCATATTGAGGGATTCAAACTGTTTTCATCATTTTAAAGAAGGAGAATGTTCATGTGAGGATTACTG GTACCCTCGAACCCTCACTGTCGCTCTCGTGCCTCCACTGTTGCGAACTCCACCATGTCTGCCACTCCGCCTGCTGCCCTCTCCGTGA
- the LOC114386050 gene encoding pentatricopeptide repeat-containing protein At2g03880, mitochondrial isoform X2, giving the protein MKTLMIQGCNKWLCTSWTQKSKVVAFSYNPCYPFKLMSFLRSIHTSIADSYQSIFHSNQLLNGLSKSGQIDDARELFDKMLQRDEYTWNTMVSGYANVGRLVEARELFNGFSSRSSITWSSLISGYCRFGRQAEAFDLFKRMRLEGQKPSQYTLGSILRGCSALGLIQKGEMIHGYVVKNGFESNVYVVAGLVDMYAKCRHISEAEILFKGLAFNKGNHVLWTAMVTGYAQNGDDHKAIEFFRYMHTEGVESNQFTFPSILTACSSVSAHCFGEQVHGCIVRNGFGCNAYVQSALVDMYAKCGDLGSAKRVLENMEDDDVVSWNSMIVGCVRHGFEEEAILLFKKMHARNMKIDHYTFPSVLNCCIVGRIDGKSVHCLVIKTGFENYKLVSNALVDMYAKTEDLNCAYAVFEKMFEKDVISWTSLVTGYTQNGSHEESLKTFCDMRISGVSPDQFIVASILSACAELTLLEFGKQVHSDFIKLGLRSSLSVNNSLVTMYAKCGCLDDADAIFVSMHVRDVITWTALIVGYARNGKGRDSLKFYDAMVSSGTKPDFITFIGLLFACSHAGLVDEGRTYFQQMKKIYGIEPGPEHYACMIDLFGRLGKLDEAKEILNQMDVKPDATVWKALLAACRVHGNLELGERAATNLFELEPMNAMPYVMLSNMYLAARKWDDAAKIRRLMKSKGITKEPGCSWIEMNSRLHTFISEDRGHPREAEIYSKIDEIIRRIKEVGYVPDMNFSLHDMDREGKEAGLAYHSEKLAVAFGLLASPPGAPIRIFKNLRVCGDCHSAMKYISGVFTRHIILRDSNCFHHFKEGECSCEDYCPQTLVVLTVT; this is encoded by the exons ATGAAGACTCTGATGATACAGGGATGCAACAAGTGGTTATGCACAAGTTGGACTCAAAAGTCAAAAGTCGTAGCCTTTTCTTACAACCCATGTTACCCATTTAAGCTTATGTCATTTCTTCGTTCTATCCACACCAGCATTGCTGATTCCTATCAATCTATATTTCACTCCAATCAGCTTCTTAATGGGTTGTCAAAATCTGGCCAAATTGACGATGCCCGAGAATTGTTTGATAAAATGCTTCAAAGGGATGAGTACACATGGAACACCATGGTATCTGGTTATGCTAATGTGGGAAGATTGGTTGAAGCAAGAGAGCTTTTTAATGGGTTTTCAAGTAGAAGTTCTATCACTTGGTCCTCCCTCATATCCGGGTATTGTAGATTTGGGCGTCAAGCTGAGGCTTTTGATTTGTTTAAGAGGATGAGGTTGGAGGGTCAGAAACCTAGTCAGTACACTTTAGGAAGTATCCTGAGGGGGTGTTCAGCGTTGGGTTTGATACAAAAGGGGGAAATGATTCATGGGTATGTGGTGAAGAATGGATTTGAATCAAATGTGTATGTTGTCGCTGGCCTTGTTGATATGTATGCAAAGTGCAGGCACATTTCGGAAGCTGAGATTCTCTTCAAGGGGTTGGCCTTCAACAAGGGAAATCATGTCCTGTGGACCGCCATGGTTACTGGTTATGCTCAAAATGGTGATGACCATAAGGCAATTGAGTTTTTTCGTTACATGCACACAGAAGGGGTTGAGTCTAATCAGTTTACATTTCCTAGCATATTGACAGCGTGCTCTTCAGTTTCAGCTCATTGTTTTGGAGAACAGGTGCATGGTTGCATTGTACGGAATGGTTTTGGATGCAATGCATATGTTCAGAGTGCGTTGGTTGATATGTATGCCAAATGTGGAGATTTAGGTAGTGCAAAAAGGGTATTAGAAAATATGGAGGATGATGATGTTGTTTCATGGAACTCCATGATAGTTGGGTGTGTAAGACATGGATTTGAAGAGGAAGCTATTctcttgtttaaaaaaatgcatgcaAGAAATATGAAGATTGATCATTATACATTTCCATCTGTTCTGAATTGTTGCATAGTAGGTAGAATTGATGGTAAATCTGTTCACTGTTTGGTAATCAAAACTGGATTTGAGAACTATAAGCTTGTTAGCAATGCTCTTGTTGATATGTATGCCAAAACTGAAGACTTGAATTGTGCATATGCTGTGTTTGAAAAGATGTTTGAGAAAGATGTCATCTCATGGACCTCCCTTGTCACAGGTTATACACAAAATGGCTCCCATGAAGAATCCCTGAAGACTTTTTGTGACATGAGAATTTCCGGGGTAAGTCCAGACCAATTTATTGTTGCCAGCATTTTGAGTGCTTGCGCAGAATTGACTCTTCTGGAATTCGGTAAACAAGTGCATTCTGACTTCATTAAATTAGGTCTAAGATCATCCCTGTCGGTGAATAATTCTCTTGTAACCATGTATGCAAAATGTGGATGCCTGGATGATGCTGATgcaatttttgtttcaatgcatgTTCGGGATGTAATTACTTGGACAGCTCTTATTGTTGGTTATGCACGGAATGGCAAGGGAAGAGACTCCTTAAAATTCTATGATGCTATGGTTTCAAGTGGCACAAAACCAgattttattacatttatagGATTATTATTTGCTTGTAGTCATGCTGGTCTTGTGGATGAAGGTCGTACATATtttcaacaaatgaaaaagatttATGGAATAGAACCTGGCCCTGAACACTACGCCTGCATGATTGATCTGTTTGGACGCTTAGGAAAACTTGACGAGgcaaaagaaatactaaatcaaatggatgtgaaaccTGATGCAACTGTATGGAAGGCACTCCTTGCTGCATGTAGAGTGCATGGTAACTTAGAATTGGGAGAGAGGGCAGCTACAAATCTTTTTGAGTTGGAACCCATGAATGCTATGCCTTATGTTATGTTGTCTAACATGTATTTGGCAGCTCGAAAATGGGATGATGCTGCGAAAATACGAAGGTTGATGAAATCAAAAGGCATAACAAAGGAGCCTGGATGCAGTTGGATTGAGATGAACAGCAGACTGCATACATTCATTTCTGAAGATAGAGGACATCCAAGGGAAGCTGAGATTTATTCCAAGATCGATGAAATTATAAGAAGAATTAAGGAAGTTGGTTATGTTCCAGATATGAATTTTTCATTGCATGACATGGATAGAGAGGGAAAGGAGGCTGGTCTTGCTTATCACAGTGAGAAACTGGCTGTTGCTTTTGGATTACTTGCTTCCCCACCAGGTGCACCAATTCGGATATTTAAGAATCTTAGAGTTTGTGGAGATTGTCATTCTGCCATGAAATATATATCAGGAGTTTTCACTCGTCATATCATATTGAGGGATTCAAACTGTTTTCATCATTTTAAAGAAGGAGAATGTTCATGTGAGGATTACTG CCCTCAAACCCTCGTAGTTCTCACTGTCACCTAA